CTACAATGCGCCCTGACTTATAACGCGCCCGCCATCTTTTCCAGCACCTGGCCCAAGCTCTATTTTCCAGTCACAACAACTCATAAACTGCTTATTATGTTCTATCGCAATTACAGTATTTCCATTAGATATTAGTTCACTGATTAATAATAATAAGTTATCAATATCAGAAAAATGCAATCCAGTCGTAGGTTCATCTAACAGATACAAAACATTATCACTCTTTTTTGTAATTAGCTCCTTTGCCAGCTTTAATCGTGATGCTTCCCCTCCTGACAGTGTTGAAGTACCCTGACCAAGCTTCAAATATCCAAGTCCAACCTTCTGTAATGATTTTAATCCCGCAATCGCTTCTCTTTCTGTTTCCCAGAATTGAATTGCTTCATTCACTGACATATTTAGAATTTCATCAATACTTTTGTCCCTGTATAATACGGAGAGAATTGCTTTTTTGTACCGTTTCCCCTTGCAATCAGAACATTGTATATACGTTCCTTCCATATATTTCACCTTGATTTTCCCTTCTCCCATACAAGTGTCACATTGACCGGACTGACTATTGAAGCTAAAATAACTTTCATCCCATCCGTTATGAACGGACATGCTGGTTGCTGCAAATTCACTTCGAATAAAATCCATAAATCCGATATATGTTGCTATAATTGATTTTGATGTCTTCCCTATTGGCAATTGATCAACTAAAACTGTATCAGAAAACTCCTTACCCGCTAATGCTCGATGGTATATTTCACCCTTCATTAATGATGATTTTCCACTTCCGCTTATGCCACATATACAGGTAAGAGCATTTTTCGGAAATTCTACCGTAATATTCTTAAGATTGTTACTTGTAAGATTTTTCATGGATATTAACTCGTTCCGGTTAAACGTATTTGCCATTCGAGACCTTTTCAATAACATATCTTCCTTCATATACTTGCTTATTTGGGTACCACTGTGATTCATCATTGCATTCAGTGTTCCTTCACCTATGAGCACTCCTCCCTTTTCACCGGCACCGGGTCCGATCTCAATGATATAATCAGCAATACGAATCATGTCATCGTTATGTTCTACGATTATAACGGTATTTCCTTCCTCGGCTTCGGTATCAGCTCATATTCTTCATAGAGTCGAACCGTATTCGGATGGACACCGATGATCTGCGCAACCTCTGAGGTCCGATAGGTTTTCATAAACATACCACCCCCCTTATTCACCCTATTCTCATGAATACTGTTGAAGGTTTTTAGCAACCAATCTTACTTGATTGGTAATAATTCAATA
The nucleotide sequence above comes from Variimorphobacter saccharofermentans. Encoded proteins:
- a CDS encoding ATP-binding cassette domain-containing protein encodes the protein MIRIADYIIEIGPGAGEKGGVLIGEGTLNAMMNHSGTQISKYMKEDMLLKRSRMANTFNRNELISMKNLTSNNLKNITVEFPKNALTCICGISGSGKSSLMKGEIYHRALAGKEFSDTVLVDQLPIGKTSKSIIATYIGFMDFIRSEFAATSMSVHNGWDESYFSFNSQSGQCDTCMGEGKIKVKYMEGTYIQCSDCKGKRYKKAILSVLYRDKSIDEILNMSVNEAIQFWETEREAIAGLKSLQKVGLGYLKLGQGTSTLSGGEASRLKLAKELITKKSDNVLYLLDEPTTGLHFSDIDNLLLLISELISNGNTVIAIEHNKQFMSCCDWKIELGPGAGKDGGRVISQGAL